In Epinephelus moara isolate mb unplaced genomic scaffold, YSFRI_EMoa_1.0 scaffold1013, whole genome shotgun sequence, the genomic window TACCGGGGGGCAGTCCACAGCTCCATAAAGACGCTACAACCATCTCAGAGATATTTCCAAAACAACACTGGGACTCACATCATGCACTTAAATaccgaaaaagagaaaagaaaatacacatcaatcaaatgaaaaaagaatGGAAAAATAGCTTTCTTTGGACAGGGCCAGCCTGTGCATTTTGATTACTTGTTCTCCTCAcgttatttcctttttttccccactcacTAGCCCTTTTTACAAGATGATTGTTAGACTTTTGAAGTAGATTTCCAATTTCGAAAACATATACCGCACTGTCAACTCATTCAAGCAGCTTATTTAAGTCCTGCCGCCTCAATACTTCTTATTATGATTATGTAAAATTGACAGCAAAGTCTAGCATCTTCAACTCAAAGAGCACTGTTCCCTCTTATTCACATACTCTCATCTATTTCATAGCAGGACATCGTCATTGGTTTTTCTATATACCAGTGGCTACTTACACGGAGGAGGAGGGGCAAACACAGATCAGCAGCCTCTTTGTACAGCAGAGATGGTTTCAGTTCAGTCTATAACATGGATGTCCATGGAGCGCAGTAGCATGACAGTAATCACAAAGCTGCATCTTTATTGCCGCACAGGTTACCTTGCATCACAAGCACTTAAATCATTATTGCTTTATGGTTAGAAGCACAGAGATCAATGCTGCACACACACGTAACCATGAAGCCAAAGATTTAAGCTCAGAAAAGGGGTCAAATTTTTGCTCCGTAGTCGTCGTAACCTACAGTAAGTGCTGCTTATTGGAGGTCAATAGATTAACAAGAGTGTACGACACAAAAACTAGAGTCATCTTGGAAGAGTAGAGTCAGGTTGGGGGTGCTACATTGGATTGTTGCAAACGAGAGAAAGCCAAAGGCATTTAACAGTAGTCCAAAAATCTCACTGACTTCCGGGAACATGATATGAAAGGCATTTTTCAAAACTGCATACCATTTGAGAATTGTTGAAAACCTGTCAACAAGGCAATGCTACAAATCTTTTCTGAAGAATATTTGAAACTGCAGACCAGATTTTTTCCCATTAGCAGTCGGCCTGACTTAAGTAGGCGTTTTCCTATGCTTTTAAATATGCCTCATAACACTGTGACTGGCATCAATAACCAGCCACAGCTTCATAAATAACACTCGACAGCTCGGCATTGAGCTGTTTTTATGCTCCTGGTCACAacaaaagcatattttgtcatccattaaaatgtgtctgtccCATCAcccaaattgtattttaaaatcGACACCAGCTGTGACAGCAGAGACACCGGAAGCCCAACTACACTtcgctttattttatttttttttgcgtCTCGTCATTTCTGCAGTCGTTTTGTACACACAGAGCCTCTTCAGCCTCCTCCACTTAGTCCACTGAAAGCTTGTGGAGCACCGCTGTCCAGAGCTACACAACCATGCATCAACAATCCATGCAGGTTGAACTAGTCTAGACTGCTGTCTGCACAGCAGCCTGTGCTCACAGCTCTTATCCCTGCTCTCATCACCACTGAGACAATGAGAACAGCTCTCTATGTAATAGCTCTCGCTGTGGTTTGTCCCACTACTCCCTCTACATCTCTGTGCTTTCACAGGCCTAAATGGGGACACCAGCGACAAGCTATTTCACACCTCACACACCTTACTAAGAGGGATGTACAGGATTTTGCTAATTCCTGACGGTTTCATGCTagatttatttttgtacttagAAAAATATCCATTGAATTGTCTGAGAGGCATTTACATCACAAGATTAAACGTCACACGTTGCACATTTCCAATTTGGACAAAATCAACATGTGCCTAGAGATAGTAAAATCAGACAGATGTAACACCATTGTAGTTGCATACTGTTTTACAGGTGAAAAGAAATGATAGCTCGATGATCAAACCTTGACTGATATTGTTTGTTCGAAAGCAAGATAAACAGTAGTGGAAAAAGATGGATGTGCGCTAAAAGGTTCAGGAGCAAGTGGACAGCGAGGTGTCCACCTCTTCTGAGGGGTGTTTGGTTTCCGGGGGGGTGAGGGAAGGATTCAGCAGGAAGCCCTGATAAAACCATCTTGCCCACCCCCCCTTCCCCGAGACCAAAGAGGCAGGGGCTGGGGGTTGCATGTGAAGACTGTAACCCAAGAGGTCTCCACTCACATGACCGAGCAGCTCTTGGCCTTCTCCTTCTTGAAGGTGGAGGAGAGCAAATCCGACTTGCTGGGCAGGTGAAGAAGTCTTTTGGAGAGGCGGCGGGTGGGGCTGGGCTTAGGGAGAGGCTGCAGCTTGTTGATGCAGGCCATCGCCGCTGTGCGGAACACGCTGTGGATGCTTTTCTCCGAGGTGAACGCTGAGCACTCCAGGTATGCCTCTGCACCCAGCTGCTTAGCCATAGCAGAACCCTGCAATAAATGTAATGAGTGATGAAGGGTGCTGCTCATGACGTCctttaatatattttcataGGTTTCTACGTGCACCAGGGTCACTATGTAATGTTGAGTTCAGGAGGAAATACCCCTGCAAACTcattaagttaaattaaaaataagggAGCATGCCACCAGTGACTCCTCTAGGTGATGATTTATTATATTCTTTACCCCTTTGTCTtcataaaaagacacaatagGAATTACTGATATTTATAATTTATCAACTGCCATTGTAATCATAATGTTTTTCAAGGAATAAATGGGTCAGATTACCAAAATGATTCTGACATACTTGAAGATACAATTTTACAGGATAcaggatttttttcccacacCGCACAGCTCTGACTAGCAAGAATTAAAGCAACAACATAAAAGTTTCCAAACTGCACTATTTGCACTATATAGCTTACTTTTGGATGAGTGCTGCTTAAGGTCTGGGACCAAGTTGTGTTCCATCAAAACTGGGGAGTCAAAATTTCCTAGTTCTAATTTGGAAATTTCAACTGGAACGCACCCTGAAGTCGGATTTCCAAGTTGTAAAGTCGGGAGAACCTCATCAACCACAACTTCAACTGGAGTGAAAGCTTATTACCACatctgtcttatttgtgtctcattaaatcAGTCGTACACACAGTACTCTCTAACGtctatctgtggacatgttgctacGGTATTTGTATGCACAAATGACTGCATATTGCTTTGTTACCCTAACCTAACTAGA contains:
- the LOC126386917 gene encoding rho-related GTP-binding protein Rho6-like: MELSNQKQTPMTYEQGSAMAKQLGAEAYLECSAFTSEKSIHSVFRTAAMACINKLQPLPKPSPTRRLSKRLLHLPSKSDLLSSTFKKEKAKSCSVM